A genomic segment from Flavobacterium sp. 9R encodes:
- a CDS encoding AEC family transporter produces the protein MINFILIVVFLVLGTVLQRVAAIPKNTPKILNWIVIQICLPALALYYIPKIQWNAQLLYPILVAWIIFLLSWLVFALLGKHFGWSRKLTGCLIICSGLSNTSFLGFPIITALYGESGMKTAILVDQPGSFVVLSTLGILVATLYSKGQTSGLQIVKKIAFFPPFITFVIACLMNTFECEFPTFFQQGLKIIGAGVTPLALLSVGLQLQFDSKSKHWSFLRLGLFYKLLIAPAFLFLLYVVILEQRSEVIQVALLESAMAPMITGCILAASYGLKPRLCSMMVGFGIPISFFTLLFWYFLVQNI, from the coding sequence TTCAACGCGTTGCAGCTATCCCAAAAAATACCCCTAAAATCCTCAACTGGATTGTTATTCAAATCTGTCTTCCAGCTTTGGCCTTGTATTACATTCCAAAAATCCAATGGAATGCTCAATTGTTGTATCCAATTTTAGTCGCTTGGATTATTTTTCTCTTATCTTGGTTAGTGTTTGCGCTTCTTGGGAAACATTTTGGCTGGTCTCGAAAACTCACTGGCTGCTTAATCATTTGTAGCGGTCTCAGCAATACCTCCTTTCTCGGATTTCCCATAATTACTGCGCTCTATGGCGAAAGCGGAATGAAAACCGCCATCTTAGTCGATCAGCCGGGATCGTTTGTAGTACTGTCTACTTTAGGAATATTGGTCGCAACTTTGTATTCCAAAGGGCAAACAAGCGGGCTGCAAATAGTGAAAAAAATAGCTTTTTTTCCGCCTTTTATAACCTTTGTCATCGCGTGCTTGATGAATACTTTCGAATGCGAATTCCCCACTTTTTTTCAGCAAGGACTCAAAATAATTGGCGCAGGCGTAACACCTCTAGCACTGCTTTCGGTGGGATTGCAGTTGCAATTTGATAGCAAAAGCAAGCATTGGTCTTTTTTGCGACTTGGACTTTTTTATAAATTACTTATCGCTCCAGCGTTTCTTTTTTTGTTGTATGTCGTGATCTTGGAGCAACGTTCAGAGGTCATTCAAGTAGCGCTGTTAGAATCCGCTATGGCACCTATGATAACGGGTTGTATTTTGGCCGCTAGCTACGGATTAAAGCCAAGATTATGTAGTATGATGGTAGGTTTTGGGATTCCTATTTCCTTTTTTACCCTTCTTTTTTGGTACTTTTTAGTGCAAAATATTTGA
- the nudK gene encoding GDP-mannose pyrophosphatase NudK, which produces MSNPKYKIQKTELLSDNWYILNRVTVDYQKKDGTWDTQKREVYDRGNGAAILLYNIHKGTVVLTRQFRLPTYMNGNPTGMLTEVCAGLLDEDDPVACIIRETEEETGYRLSSVQKVFESYMSPGAVTEILYFFVGEYDVSMKVSSGGGLDQEHEEIDVIEIPFEQAYLMIETGEIKDAKTIMLLQYAKINQLIPNATRLADDYSNEQFC; this is translated from the coding sequence ATGTCAAATCCGAAATACAAAATACAAAAGACCGAATTACTATCCGACAATTGGTATATTTTGAACAGGGTCACTGTTGATTATCAAAAAAAGGATGGTACATGGGATACTCAAAAACGAGAGGTGTACGACAGAGGCAACGGAGCCGCCATTTTATTGTACAACATTCACAAGGGAACTGTGGTCTTGACGCGTCAATTTCGATTGCCGACTTATATGAACGGTAACCCAACTGGGATGCTAACTGAGGTATGTGCTGGTTTACTTGACGAAGATGACCCAGTCGCTTGTATTATTCGTGAAACCGAGGAGGAAACGGGTTATCGCCTTTCGTCTGTGCAAAAAGTGTTTGAGTCCTATATGTCACCTGGAGCTGTGACTGAAATTTTATATTTTTTTGTTGGCGAATACGATGTTAGTATGAAAGTTAGTAGTGGCGGTGGATTGGACCAAGAACACGAAGAGATTGATGTTATTGAAATTCCGTTTGAACAAGCCTATTTAATGATTGAAACAGGCGAAATTAAAGACGCCAAAACAATTATGCTATTGCAATATGCCAAAATCAACCAACTGATTCCAAATGCAACAAGGCTGGCTGATGATTATAGTAATGAACAATTTTGCTAA
- a CDS encoding cellulase family glycosylhydrolase has product MKKNKILVFLIFMIIFSCKKDDIETNTVSTTKYSIAGTKLLLNQYPIQLIGANAFHVFGVGSTDMNAWKIDIIREFIGNTKETPLTGSPIKDATGAYLYSLEKIIADNRVNKRVTIICAFGWDGTQNTAFTGKSPQQTNWWNEYKTRLKEWATYLKDQPDVWIEVWNEPYRYDRTDGYTDQVWLQDMNELVAIIRSTGNKNIVLVPCAEQGQDESVLLNKGNEFLNGKSNILFDIHAYEKWLLDSNSSIENRLNQLRNKNIPIIIGETAPMNAGVLMNPKPFLDLVYEKGLSVCAWVWKKEANDKDALLTENGLVNDNNNNNWGTTFKELTNRSRKP; this is encoded by the coding sequence ATGAAGAAAAATAAAATTTTAGTATTTCTGATTTTTATGATTATTTTTTCTTGTAAAAAAGATGATATAGAAACAAATACAGTTAGTACTACAAAATACAGTATTGCTGGAACCAAGCTTCTTTTGAATCAGTATCCAATACAACTTATTGGTGCAAATGCTTTTCATGTATTTGGGGTAGGAAGTACTGATATGAATGCTTGGAAAATAGATATAATTAGAGAATTCATAGGCAATACAAAGGAGACACCACTAACTGGTAGCCCAATAAAAGATGCAACAGGAGCATATCTATATTCACTCGAAAAAATCATAGCAGATAATAGGGTAAATAAACGAGTTACTATTATTTGCGCTTTTGGTTGGGATGGCACCCAAAACACCGCTTTTACTGGGAAAAGTCCACAACAAACCAATTGGTGGAATGAATACAAGACCCGATTAAAAGAATGGGCTACTTACCTTAAAGACCAGCCCGATGTATGGATTGAAGTATGGAATGAACCCTACAGATACGACAGAACTGATGGCTATACCGACCAAGTTTGGCTACAAGACATGAATGAATTAGTAGCAATTATTAGGTCTACAGGAAATAAAAATATTGTCCTTGTGCCTTGTGCGGAACAAGGACAAGACGAAAGTGTGTTATTAAATAAAGGCAATGAATTTCTTAACGGAAAATCCAATATCTTATTTGATATTCATGCGTATGAAAAATGGCTTTTGGATAGCAATAGTTCAATTGAAAATCGGTTGAATCAATTGAGAAATAAAAACATTCCGATAATTATAGGAGAAACTGCACCTATGAATGCGGGAGTTTTAATGAATCCAAAGCCTTTTCTGGATCTTGTTTATGAAAAAGGACTATCAGTTTGTGCTTGGGTTTGGAAAAAAGAAGCCAATGATAAAGATGCACTATTGACCGAAAATGGACTAGTTAACGACAATAACAATAATAATTGGGGAACAACATTCAAAGAGTTAACCAATAGAAGTAGAAAACCATAA